The sequence below is a genomic window from Humulus lupulus chromosome 3, drHumLupu1.1, whole genome shotgun sequence.
CGCCTCTCCGTTCTCTGGCTGCTTCTCCATTCCCCTGCTTCCGTTCagcccgcctttccctatcaccttgagtcggttgtgtgttcctccgaggcggtgagggatatcttattggcgatggagggaaccgtatgggtgacagtggctgccatccatttcggggtctggatgGTCTCGAGTTCGCCTGTGCCGGCTCGGTAACATTCTCCCTGTTACCAGGATTCTGAGTCCAAGCcactgcaggggctcggttattcccagttccagCTGGTAACTCAACAGTTGAGTTAACTGGAGCTCTAGCCCGGGTGTTTCTTCGGGGCCTTAAGAGAGCAGGTGCGGAGGTTGCTCCACTCTTCTTGTGGTAGAgtttttgcgaggtcgcccacgaggcctgcggggaggaacatgaacgtcccgcagaggtggggcttggttctcaaGCGAAGGTTGAGGCTGAGCAGCCTGCGCCTTCGCAGCTAACCTGGCCAGCTCCCCGTTCTGCTTTTTGGCCTCATCCAACTGTTTTCTCAACTGtcaattttcaagttccacaatggggacatacCGCTCGGGATtttaatacatgtcctcatcgtctCTGGGAGCTGGAGGTGccggaggtcctcgagaatcagAGGACTCACTTCTTTCTTCTGGTTCTGGATTCATCATTGGCTACTTCCTAGGgcgtcgtggatagttttcttcaggaacattctgatcatttgcggccatagctaattagggattgtattgcttaaggctctcaatgaaagcaccaaactgttgatgccatttttcgtcaacttaaaatatGTAGAGCActtaaacaataggaactatggcgcagataaaTAATATGGcaaaacaacaagaattttacgtggttcagcagttaactttgcctagtccacaagtctattttattaagacttggagtttttctggaaatccttcagggatgaattctccagaatttctctcagTCTATCCAAAGATCCGTcctttacaaatgttcatgacctctctaatTATAGAGAGCTTTCAGAGTTCATTCCTACATCTTTCGGGAATATACTTctgattattaattaaagtaatgatattaaatactgtaactcctatatacaaggaaacatcccctgaagactAGGGGGCATATatcagacttgttaatatccctttaatgttgggatgttacaacaataaatatctttaaattcATGGAACgtgtctcatcagatgacccattaaatctttcaaggtcggcaatcagcatcatgtcggtccaagtctatagataagttatgaGCTAGCCGCCTTGCCCCAAGACCAGTtcggagcgggtaaataccatCGAGGTTGTTACACTCCGAGCTTGTACTCCTgctaagctcgggctacttgatccgaagacactcAACAACGAATATACCTCGATGCTAAGTTCTTTCGAACTCAGAAAGACCTTCGAGGTTAAAAATaccttcgaggttgccatcttgattcgagggttcGACATCTAGGCCACACACATGCGTtttagatatctcgagctcacacttgacgagtctagctttcgagatcacaatctcgggtctcgaaatctgggtgtaacaaactTCATAtcttagaataatatcatattaaacatataatataatataatctactatcaattagaaacaaacttctttttttttttaaaaaaaaactagcaacaaacttaaatttaaagtCTATGTATAATATTGATATGATTGGAACTCTTTttgttcatcaaattcaccaaaggacattgcgagttAGCTTAGAAACTAAAattagttgatgcatgtatactactctacattatgactttttctattctattattaatttttttttaaatattattgtaatttatatatatatgtcatgtagccatgtaaatatatatctatgtcaatgttgtgtagagattattgatataaatatttatatatattatagaattgtaatttattctattatatattgaaaaaaaaagtaaaccgatttttattaatattatagacaatgttttgccctagttttttaatatagttatgtcatacattatattcaacatatattatttatttttatgatattttttatttattaaaaatttatataataattaaaaaataatgataaaagtaaatacatgtttgaataaacatgtttataactttaaaactaagtaaacggGCATTGCACATTATTTTTAcctaatatctcttctatataataagtgtgtagataactgaaattcttggttttaacggttttttgttttttttaatgttaactttaacataatattcttctatttaacagaatattcttatatttaatagtagtttgtaaacacttaaacttaaataaaataaaataaataattaaaataattaaaataatatatttttgagatattttacaatgataattattttaaaataataaataattaatcaaattaaaatatgatatttttgacatatttcacaatgataattatttaaaattaataaaattatacgttttataacttaaataaaatttaattaaacttgaaCTCacctattagaataatatcatattaaacatataatataatctaatgtGAATTATCacaaattattttgtttaaacaactagcaagaaacttaaatttaaaatccacgtataatatataatatataatctcttgttgacactcccaaattcaaaaactataacaaatatatacttatacaaaaataaataaattatttaattaaaatagaatatttatttcaaaatttatatgacattaatataaattttataaataaaactaaggaaaatactaatataaatatatatatatatatctttgatAGCACAATTCATAAATTTTGATAGTGACAAgcataataaataaagaaattaagataacaaaaacaaaaaagagtTCAAACCTATTActtgataaaaaattataaaaaaaaaagttgggaGGGCTAAAATCCCAAACCTAAAACAAAGTGACTTTATACGAATTAATTTGAATAGAGATGGAGGGCAGGAAAAGTTGAAACTGTTTGGCTTTATTAATTGATAACTTGTTTGGTCAAACCCCTTTTGacctctcttcatcttcttcttcctttttcatAAACTCATCATTCTATGCTGCTGACATGCTTGCCTCTCTGATTTTCTTTTTAAACAATTTTAAGAATTGGGTATTGATGAGAATTAAGTTTCACATTAACTTgtttaattatacaataatttaCAACTAATAATGTTGTAGACAAGAGGTCAATGGTCAACATCCACACACTGTCTGTCTCTTCACTTTTTGAATCTTTGGATAAATATGTCTTTAGGTAGTAGTGATTATACACTCAAAGGTCCACTTCACCTTAGAAAGCTTTTGGCTTTGAAGAAGATGGCCTTTTCGCAATTGGTTCCACCTTTTCTCAATGCTATAATGAAACAACCAGAGAAAGCTAGAGAGTTCATACGTGGTAAGTGCTTTTGGGTTTGGTCAAGTCGCTTCTTTTAAGGAGAATGATAATCTATCTAATCCCATGATTCCATCTcgtatatacatatacatacaaaTATAATTTCAAACAAAGGTTGTCCCACTCCACTCTAAAGCTACTACATACTTGATTTCATAGTCAATATGAATGGAACCCAACACAACACAACACAACATATGCACATGCATATCTTCAAAGATTACTAGCCATGACTTAACAAGATCATTTCCTTTTTCCCCCAAATTTTCCAATTACACTACTCAACCATCAAAAGAAGAGATGTATTATCACATATCTTTGTTCCTACTGGCTATGTGGACCTAAGTAGCCACCCAGcttagctttcttctctccaTTCATAATCTCTCCAAATCCACTATATTATCCTCTACTTTCTTTCCTTTCATTTTCTatacaaatatattttaaaaaaattcatttttatgAGGAAATTTGGGTGATTGTTTGGGAACAAAAATGCCTTTAAAAGTCATAATTGAGATAGAACTAAATCTCAACTCAATAAGGTACAGTCATAATAAATTATACAAAGTAAATGCATGAAACCAGCTTATTAGATTGGCTTTGATTGGATAGTGTTAAGTTATATGAAATTGATTAGTATCAATTCTAGTCTAGTAGAataagaataatacaaaaaaaaaaaggctatATAGCTAGTAGTGCTACATGTGTGGAAAATGACTTGTAtagagaagttgaatttgaaATGGAACCTGTGCTGGGTGCCAACTTGGTTGACTTGATAAATTTTGTTCTATAATTATGCTCCCTTTAGACAAAGACCTCCAATTACAGAATCCAACAATATAATAAGTAATTAATTTTTAGCCAAAAAACCAGTTGAGAAAAGGAATATTAACTTGGTTTTGCATATTAAACATAATAGTATTTGTATATAGTATGTGTGTCTTCCCGACCACCACCACACATTTCCAAGTTGTATTATTCCCTAATGTTTATGCTCTTAAAAATTGTACGTATCTAAACTTTAACTTTGGAATGAGAAAAGAGAAATAAATAAGAGATGGATGATATGCATTGTGTCAGTTTGTAAGGTCTCAATTGGCTCCGGCAGAGTTCAAAAGATATGTCTGGATTCTCCCACTCATCTCTCTTTTCAATGctaaaactctctctctctcttctattttgtattttgtttgacTGTCTCTATACTCAATATTCTCTATCAGAAataatcagagagagagagagagaagggattGGAATGATTTCTTCTGTATAGAGCCTCAAAATAAAATACAAGTTTGTCACATGATAATATGAGATATAGCATAATATATCATATCATGTCATGTCATCTCTAATACTATTCCTTCCTAATATGTCTAGAGAGACTCTAGTAAGTAAGAAATAGTGTGTCTGTCATATTCTCTTTCACTCACTAAATTGAAAATTTTGATAAATTTGATTATATGCAGAAAGCTTAACACTGTGTAGAGGAGACTTTGTTGTGTATAGTTGATGAAAAAATCTCATGACTCATTTGATGGACAGGACAACTTTTGTAGcattattttctctctctctctctctgtacaGAAAAGAAGAATATGTGTGTTTTTAAAGAGGAGGTGGGGTCATGACTAAAATAGACGTAGAAATTAGTATCAAAAAGGGTATATTATTATAGGGACGTAATtgtttattgaaaaaaaaacataaacaaaaacgCCAACTTTATTTAAATAGACTTTTGATAATTAATTACAGCGATTTGCCAAGAAAAAAGAGCAACCTTACATCCCCTTTTATGGGCTCTATAAATTCTCCCAAGTTTTGATTCCTTTCTCTCCtcaacacactctctctctctctcaaatacCCTTACCAAACATTGACTCTTGACTCTTGAGGGCCTCAAAGTTGAAACCTTTTCAAACCCAACTTATTCCAAGCTCCGTTAATGGCGATCTTGGCTATACTTGCAGCTGTTCTAGCTCTTTCATCATGGCCTTTGGTACCAACAAATGCAAACGTAGAAGGTAACACCAACAACAAAAACTTCTAGTCTGGTCTGGTCTGGTTTGATTACTACTATATAAATTTTCAAACTTTGAATGAAATAATTACTTGTATATATTTGATGTGAAGGTACAGAAGCTTTtgtaactttatatatatatgtatataacgtgtgtgtgtgtgtattaaTATTATGTGTGGTATTGTGATTGAATGAACAGGAGATGCTCTCTACGCGTTGAGAAGGGCTGTGAAAGACCCAAATAATGTCTTAGAGAGTTGGGATCCGACCTTGGTGGATCCCTGTACTTGGTTCCATGTCACTTGTGATAATGATGGCCGGGTTACACGACTGTAAttcatctcatctcatctcatctcatttctcttttcttttttcttttggttcTTACTACACTACTTCTGTCATAATCTTTGTTTTAATTACTTTGCCTTTAGCTGTTTGTGTGGTGTATTTTAATGCAATAATGTCAGCATAAATATTATGTACCACTACAGAATTAAACTAAGTATTTAAATTGGGTACTTGAAATAGATCAAGagagaagaaaaaatatatatcatttatatgTAGTGACTCTTATATATGAACATTATTTTGCTGACCCTTTTTCTTTTGATGTGAGTTTAGTAATTAATTATTGATTATTAGTTGGGGGTGATGTTATTGATTATGTTTTACAATATATGTGCAGAGACCTTGGAAATGCAAATATATCTGGTAGTCTGGTGGGAGAGTTGGGTAAGCTCGAGCGTCTTCAGTATCTGTAAGTAAAATTACTATCAACAGAATCTTTGGCAGTGATATATAATTAATTCTGTCACTTGAAACTTGGATTTTACTAATTTATGCCTAAGACATCATTACAATATATAGCTAGTTAGCTTGGCAACTAGTGACACTTTTATTACTAGGtccataaaataaatatatatattttacaaaaacacacatgcatattattattattattattattagaagaagaagaagaagaagaagaagatttatGATGAAAGTCACCAACCCCACCAACCATAACCATAGAACAATCAATTGTTTTGGCTTGGAGTATTAAATAGATATAGTTGCTCTAGTAGTGCATTTAATAACCCCATAACGAATGGTTTGTTCTTTCTTGTTGTGTTAACAGGGAATTGTACATGAATGCCCTGATGGGTCCTATTCCAAAGGAACTTGGAGGATTGAAGAGCCTTGTTAGCTTGGATCTTTACCACAACAACCTTTCTGGCTCTATCCCATCCTCCCTTTCCAACCTCTCAAATCTCAAATTTttgtaagtatatatatatatatatgtcatccAACTGGGACTAACATGTGTTCAATGTTATATGTGTTTTGTTTGTTCTTTTGggtataaattataaaataacattAAA
It includes:
- the LOC133822418 gene encoding leucine-rich repeat protein 1-like, encoding MAILAILAAVLALSSWPLVPTNANVEGDALYALRRAVKDPNNVLESWDPTLVDPCTWFHVTCDNDGRVTRLDLGNANISGSLVGELGKLERLQYLELYMNALMGPIPKELGGLKSLVSLDLYHNNLSGSIPSSLSNLSNLKFLRLNGNRLSGKIPRQLTKLGNLKILDVSNNDLCGTFPTQGSFAKFSEESFKNNPRLEGPELMGFVRYDIGGSCN